Below is a genomic region from Raphanus sativus cultivar WK10039 chromosome 4, ASM80110v3, whole genome shotgun sequence.
AATAACTTTAAATAGTGTCGAAGATAATTAATTTATGAAGTCAATTTTCCTATTTAGAATATGAtgctagttttattttattattttcatgagTTACAACCTTTAAATCActttatgttaagtttatgtaatattatcacaaatatttttttatcctaAATTTAGCATTCTTGATTTATTGTATTACTATATGTTAGAGGTGGTCAATCCAgtaaaaccaaatcaaatcgaaatattaaaaatggtttggatttggtaaTACATAATATATCGAATGAATGCCAGTTTTAAGAAACTGTGGTATAtgaatattgtttttatatataaatcgaTCAAACCGaataaattgaataaaaacgatcaactaaaatatattagtataattctatgtaaattatatgatataactaataatatatacgcaattttttttatgaatatgaccttcatatttaaaatgttgatttcagtaatttaatattttattttaaattaagttaaaatttatttttcattttatcaaacataataaaacataatttttatctctttgttaaataaaacataattcttCTTAAGGTTAGCCATATCGTGCTGCAGTAATCCCAAATCAACATTCATGAAGTTAAAGTGTATAAAAAGAAGGCCGAAAAACACTGATATACGATTATTAGCCAACAAAACACTTTAACTTCAAAAATTCAAGTTACTTTTCACGATCAAAACAAGATCCAAAAACCAACACTATTATTACTATTAGTATTGATATACGTTTATACATCCACATGCCATTCAAATTAAGAGGTTGCCTTCTATTTGTTAAACTATTTTCTATTCCGCTTTTATCcttatttcagtttttttttcatgtcaCTAGCTGCGTCAGATTCTTATTTGTGTTAgacaaatttttcttttaattcatttttctcttataatctctttcttctttgaaCCATCTCTTTCTTTATCTTTTCATTTCTCTGTATTTTTCTTTCTCCTCcatcttcttattttttttagtttttgtttcaaTTCTCAAACCAAGAAatctttataattaaaaaatgagAAAGAAATTCATCTCagatttgtttaaaatttgttttgcactactttttatattatgttcttcagctataattttttgttccctttaatttattttctatgtttGATTGATCATTTTAAATTCTCAATATTTGATATCAGAATGTTATATTATGTGGTTTATGGTCATTCAAAATCATATGAAAAATCCGATTTAGTTTTGATGGTGTAGGTGGAAGTTGTGTAGGATCTTGAAAGGGATCAGCTGATGAAGTCTCTTCCCAAAATTTGGAAGTTGCAGGAGTTTGAAAATAAATCCAGAGTGATGGCTAGCAAGttcatgattttttatatagatatataacaTTTAGATATATAACATTTATGTTAGCAGCTATTTTACTTGTTATCCAATATAACTTATGTTTTAATGTATCTTCTGTTTTCTATAGCCATTTGAGATGAATGTTTTTAGCtattaatgtttattttttgcAAATTGATAATATGTGGTTAAGTGTTATAATTTATGTGTTGTAATTTATGTGTTGTTAGCAGATATATTATTGGTTAGATGATACATGGCTTATTAGAGGTTACATTTTGCTTGATATTTGATTTATTAGCTACTACATTATTTGTTAGTTAATACATGCTTTTGATGCcaaaaaaatacatgtttttGTAGTAGATACATTATTTCTTTATTACATATGTGATTGATTCTTTTAACATTCTGCATATAATCATGATCAACtaacaaattgatttttatGGTTTGTCAGCTGATACATAATTTGTTAGTCGATATGATTAGTTGAATAAGAGActttatttttggtttgttaGATAATAAATGAATTGATGTATGTTTTGTGAGTCAATATATTATCTGATAAATAGTTTGTTATCAGATAAATAAATTGTTATCTGGTACCTATTTTATTAGcataatataaaccatgtgttTGATTAAGGACAAAAACATGTATAACCATTTAATAATTTCTGCAACACAAAATTtcagtttatatataaatatagcaTGGTTTATTATTTAAATGCTACCAATGATTTTTACGGTTACaatatttcttaatatatatttaaatatgttaagGTTCTGCAGTcaattacaatttttaattagtGCATCAAGATAAATAATAAGTGAAGATCATTAAAGGTTTggagttttaaaataaaataaaaaaatgttggtGAAAAAAGAAtggaaatagaaagaaaaaaattaaaacgaaaaaaGAGGAGATAGAAGAAAAGAAGTGAGCTGGAAGGAAAGAGAGAACCGAAGTAGACAAAAAAGCTGTAGGGAAAGGAATGTTAGAAGAGAGCAGAGAAAAGATTGCGTAAGAGGGGCAAAAACGTCCAAATGTAACCGAAATGGTATTGGAATATGCATTTGTGTCAACTCAATGGTGGATTTCTAATTTGAACCCCTTGTGTGGATAAATTACTAATTCTAccttttttatttgaaaaaggCTTATCAATACTGTTGTTTCactaaaaaaattgtgaaaagAAGGTTCTTATATATGGATTATTAGGATTACGAGTACTTCGGACGGTGTTAGCAACTTCGTcgtttttgttttcctttattAAAATCAATGAACTGAAGACTCGAAAATCACAAACACATCATGATCTCAACCTCTGTAGTCGATGAAGAAGTCGACTGCgttaaatttattgtttttcttatttattctgtaaataattttatttctaatatttttgccTTTTTCCAAAAAACTAAATAGAAATTGGTAAGTTACTATTGGTTAAGTGAACTTAGAGATAAACTTAAGAAAAACTATAAAAGAAACGGTGCTGTGGTTGGATATTTTGAGACGGTAAACATTAATATTGCGATACAGTTAGAAAttctattcaaaattttgttcaGATTTTGTTCTAAACTTACTATCAAAACTTATACCATCCAATTTCATGAGTGAAACTAATTAGTACTGTTATATACCTTGTAGCGCTAACTTCGTGTACCCTACCGTCCATACAAAtgattatttgattttatttatctaatctatagaatcttatttttatctactattgaAAGATCATAGTATAaccatttatttaatttttaatgtgatatatttaattatttatattaaatctTAATAATCTATAAAGATATTATTAGTAAATCAACTTTaacaatatatttgaattttacttttagttataacaaaatccattaaaaaatctaatcaatttctaccaaacattttaaatatcttttataaaataatgcattaattaattttgtaattagtaaTACGATATTATCataattgattttaattaaaattttataataaaacaaaaaattgttttattttataaatttatcattaTAGTCTATACTGAAGTAAAATGGGGATGCTTTAtgaacaaaatatgaaaaatatatccaACTGGtagttaacaaaaatatatttttttgaaagagTTTCATAAAAAAGATTATTAATCATCGTAAAAACGGGTTAAAATTCGTAaactatgtaatattttatacgaaatttaaattattaacatatgttaataaaTACTAtacaaaattatgtaaatttctAAATTTCTCTTGACCaagtatacatttttaaaaataaatattaaaaactcaaaatgatagTATTCCAAATTTCATAAATGATAAAATCAtagatgataaaatataatttttgaaatggatcacaaaaaaattatgttgtaAAAATCAGACGTAATATAACATTtgaaatcttaatttaataataaaaaatcagaaaacttaTTACTAGAGCATccaaaaaatttcatatattgataaaatttactaaaataatatgctagatactactatgtatacaatttactaaaataacaaAGCTATGTTATTTAAACATAACAATGTATTCAAGGGTGTCGCAcacagtaaaataaaacaaCTGTCGTTTGTCGTCCATTTGGATATGTAGCCACTAGTTTGGTTTGCAAaatctatatgagtctgttttaTTGCTAGCATATGAGTTTATTTTGTTGCtggaaaaaaacataacaatgtatttatttataaaatctcgtaaattattaaaatgataaatattaaaatattatttttaaaccaaacatgaaaataaatatcataaacaAATATCAATCTACTGCATAActaagataaattttaaaatgtattatatacaaattgtaaaacttaaaaagttatattaaaggagattatatatttgattatttcaaattataatttatgtatcaaactaaaatatattaataattaataacaatcaaTAAGAATCAATAAGAATAtgaaatgtataaataaatcaatatatattaataatcacgaataaaaagtttaaacaataaaattgtataattatagaataTATAACACTAGATTAggttaaatgtaaattatatatttaaatttctacgaaaatatcaaaattatatatttataaaataaaaaatatccgcACGAAAAGAATctagtataataattttataaaaacgttACAATCCTCGCTTAACCGAGGATTAAGCACCAAATATAATGTTTAACAGATATAATTTCAGCAGCACATAAATCTTAAATCACGAAAGGAAAATAAAACAACATTTCGTCTTTTCACGTTTACTTATTACTTAGatcatctccaatgtatttctctatttttttctctataatagaggaactctataatagaggtggGTTTCTCTCCAATGTATtcctctatttcttcctctaaaaaggaatattcttaatagattctttttttattttacattttacaCCTCTAACTTATAAATGCTGAAAATTAACctctttattataatttttgaattttttttcataaaattaaaatattatttaaatgaaacattttattacataaagacattaaacaaaaataataaaacaagaTACATATTATCTAACCATCATTATTactattagtttttatatttacatatatttttggataattttttcataaatatttgaatgttttttaaatgtattttctttataaacaagtattttagttacaatcaTAAAAATTAGAGGACTactttgtaaataaaaaaatttgcctctattatagaggaatgctattttttcCCCTAaatatagaggaaaaaatagcaaatctctattttaagggaagaaatagaggtgggttggagtaaattttactctattatagcatTTAGAGGCAAATATAGAgaagggttggagatgctcttagccGTTGATCAAACCACATTTCCCGAATTCCGATTTTACCCAATCCATCTCCTCTTGCGGCAACGTCATCGTCACAACCCTCTCATCCGATTTCGCCGCCGCGTAAACAACTACCAGCCCCTCCTCCCCTATCCCCTCAACATTACAGTACACTGATTCCGGCGACTTCCCCATCACTCTCGCCTCGTACAAATCGACTTCACTCAAATCCACAAACGTCAGCTTCGCTCCGTAAACAATGTAATCCAAACTCCCATCACACCTCTCTTCCATCTCATCGATTCCACATCTCTCGTCCGTCGCTCTCTCCATACATCTCACTAACTCCTCCACACTGGCTTCAGCCACCGGAAAATCCACGTGTACGGAGCTTATCATCTGACTGTTTCGAATTGACCTGATAGGTTTCAGATCATTCGGATCCTTTCTGATGATCGTAACAGTTAATGGCTCTGGAGCTTCTCTAACCTTAGCTATGCTTTTCCATATGATTCCCGCGAGAATTTCGAACACCGGAATCTGATCATCTCCGTTCGTCGGAAAATGCGGTGAGATCTGGTCGGCGACGGTGAGGTTGAAACAGTAACGCGCCATTTTCTTGTTGTTCGGAGTGATCCAGAGATCTCCGACCGGGTCAACCTGTTTTATTGATTTCGGGTCTTTAACCGTTGGGTTTGTTTTGGGAAACCTTCTGTCCATAGTAGAAGTTTCGAGGGCATTGATTTTGTCCCCTGAAAGGACCTTAGCCCATAAGTTGAAGGCATAGAGTAAAGAGAATGAATCCCCCATGATGTTGGCCCAGCTCAGGGCCAAAGCTAATCCTCTGCATTTAAACCGGGTCATCTGCGGATACAAAAACGAGATAAGGTGAtggttattttgttttttgattttataaaataatgttcGAGAGTTTAGTGCGCACTACTAGTCTACCGTATGAAGCGGGTTTAACAaagttcaaaaaagaaaacacaaagaggtttggttttaaaatgAACTGTCTCGTTCAATTTAGAGCttgattattttcaatttttgaaatgatttctggcttgttgtcaaaaaaaaaaaaatctggcttttgtttttgaaaaaccaAATTTTGCCCATAAGATTTTGATTGTTCACAGCTTTTCAactagtttttggtttttggttttccAAAAACTATTTTCCAAAAATTTGTAagaaagtaatttttttataagttaGAGAaactagtttttaaaataactacccctttctaaacaaaaaccaaaatctaagtTTTACTAAATAACTAGTAGTTACTTtgataatttttcattttattacaaatattatatCCAGTAGTTTCTAGTATTGTTACCATTATTTATTATGACAGTGTACTTACTGAACATCcagataaaataaatttaaaatttaattaatttaaaataaataatatatatttttttaaatagtattaaaTACATAAgcatccatgtcatattaattcTACTCAAAACTAAGATTAAATTTACTCAAGCTACTAAAATATGTGAATAATAATTTacctaataataaattaatcttCATAATGTTTTTACTATACTGAACTACAAAATAActcataaattttcaattttatcgacaaaataaattttattaattacaagttaactatgaaaataatatgtatatattgcTGTTGATAATTTAGGTTTTAGTAAGGAAATTAGTTTTAACCATTTTACTATTTCATGCCTATAAATTATAAGAACTAACTAGTATAAtactttcttttttactttttaaaatgataattttattattaatatttttattagatagaaaaccaaaatttaaaataaccattcaatcatttttttaaagaatcttTAAAATACAGACAACAAGGTTAAGTAAAAATaacttgttaataaaataaaattaattattcaaaaataatattacgtGAAATGTACATATTTGTTGAGAGATCTATTGGTATTATTCAttataatgatatttattttagtaatttaatgtttgctaaaaataaattaacctATGAGTGAAgttcttaaaataataaaataaattttaaataaaataaattactaatcaaaatttagagaaaacaaaatataaagacAATTCAAATTTTTAGTAAAATCGAAAagccaaaaaccaaaatctaaaaaaatagaatttacaaaccaaaaaccaaaaaaaaaaaccaaaaaccaaaattttagattttggtttttggtttcatgaatctagaaacaaaaaaaaaactaaaatccaaaaactgTATAAACAATCATCACCTTAGCTGTTAATTTTCAGTAACTATGATAATATTTCTTGAATTAGCTCAGTTTGTAATTATATAACTTGGTTAACTAAATCAAGAGTCATATAAGTTAACTAATGCTAATTAATactataataataaaactaatttcaaTAATACATTTTagcattaatatttttaaatataacgttttatatataaattttccaTTTATGTTAATAAAAGTATTATTTCAAAACTGATTATGCCTTTTTATCTTGTTTTTAATTACTGATAAATTCATTCAtgaatacaaattttatattttatgaaaccGTATCTTCATCTATCCACACTGGTTAACCATGGCATTCTCACTCTTTTCTACTTATTCCtaaatttatgtaataaaataagACTATTTTTTGCGTTGCCTTTAATTCTTGATCGGTTTACTTAAACTCTACAGGTGTTTTTACTTTGAAACAGGTCTCTTTGTTTTGTTGGTTTGCTCTATTTACTATGTAtgtttagttttcattttaCTCAATATTCATGAGTTCAGTTTTGGGTTACTACGATCTAAGGGGTTGATAACAAACTTTGCTTTGAAAgccattaaaaattatataggtTTGTGTTCTAAAGTATTATGGTTTTATGCTCTCAAATGTTTCAAAAAGTTAAATGTATCTCTAGCTGTTTTGGCAGAAACAAattaaggaaaacaaaaaaaaaaactgtgatgTTCTTTAATGTATTCTTATAATCCTTTCTCATTCTTCTTTCATTTATTAACTATCatcattcagaaaaaaaatcattcaaaataattcttttttgtcaacatctAGATTatatatgttgatatatattatatatgttgatGCAAGTTCGTAACGTTTatgagaaaatgattttttccaGGTTTTGGTGAAAAAGACAGTTTCAATATTTTAGCCATAACAAACTTTTAACGGTTTTGGCTttacgcaaaaaaaaaacactttcacggttgttttttttgacaaatttaaaaattttctagAAAAAAATGTAGCGACTTGTTCGAGGCTACGATCAGTATAAAGGAAACTTTCAaggtttttcaaaaaaaacattttcaatttGACAACATTATATAGATTTGGTATTTTGCGAGAAAAAGTACGACTATGTTagttttgtgaaaacgatttaAGGTTTTCGGGATATTCAATTTTCATGTCAAAGGAGGTTTACTTTACATATGGGAAGAAAATATGGTTATAATTATGTATGTCACAAAACCGATGAgcagttattttataaaaatgcaTATTGATCAGTGTTTTAAAATACACTATGCATCAGCCAAATACCATATAACGTATGGACGTATATACAGTATTTATTTCTAAGAATTAATATGTAGAAATgagaatattatgaatatacaaGTTATggtttttcatataaatttatactaCTCACCTAAATAATAAGAAACTATgatttaaagattttataaattatatagtaataaataaaagaaaaattgcaCTTCTTATCCACAATTTATACTCTATTTAAATAAATACCTTAAATCTCTTATCATGATACCTTTTTTTATAGACACAGACTTGTTACATCAtaagtattttcttaatttcaaCATTTTTTCGAGATAATCAACTTTCTTTCTAAATAAAATACTTATGAAGCGTAGTTATATACTTGTTACATCAtaagtattttcttaatttcaaCATTTTTTCGGGATAATCAACTAATTCATTCTTAATAAAATACTTATGAAGCGTAGAACAGTTATATACTTTTGGGtataccccccccccccccccccccccccctcctttTTGTTTATCTGACGTTTTGAAAgcttttttgtaactttttgaAACCGCTCTTTTGTTTCAATATATGTGACGTCtttcaaaaatgaaaaacataataacaatgatttttttatactattatttctAGTTAATAAATTCAGCTTATCTACTTCTTTACGAGTAATGATACTcggtcaaaaaaaaagaatgacaGAGGAGTATGGTACAAGATACGTTATTTTGTGTG
It encodes:
- the LOC108851519 gene encoding protein ECERIFERUM 26, with amino-acid sequence MGQSQEKGQGQGSIYNMKLSTVGATRPTETGTTHEPTGLDLAMKLHYLKAAYIYTPEMARDLSVTHVKEAMFKLFDQIAWTTGRLWRRDSGRPYIKCNDCGARFVEGECNFTVEEWLSKPDRSVDEFLVYHQPVGPELPFSPLIYVQMTRFKCRGLALALSWANIMGDSFSLLYAFNLWAKVLSGDKINALETSTMDRRFPKTNPTVKDPKSIKQVDPVGDLWITPNNKKMARYCFNLTVADQISPHFPTNGDDQIPVFEILAGIIWKSIAKVREAPEPLTVTIIRKDPNDLKPIRSIRNSQMISSVHVDFPVAEASVEELVRCMERATDERCGIDEMEERCDGSLDYIVYGAKLTFVDLSEVDLYEARVMGKSPESVYCNVEGIGEEGLVVVYAAAKSDERVVTMTLPQEEMDWVKSEFGKCGLING